The following are from one region of the Rosistilla carotiformis genome:
- the rtcA gene encoding RNA 3'-terminal phosphate cyclase has product MIEVDGSRGEGGGQILRTALALSMVNLQPVRFVNIRAGRSRPGLLRQHLTAVKAAASVSGAKVEGDRLGSMTLTFEPSKIQAGDYHFAIGSAGSCLLVLQTILPALMIADGPSRVDLEGGTHNPFAPPFEFLEQSFLPLLKKIGPDVRMTLDRPGFYPAGGGRCSAAITPAEKLQPIELIQRGKLLNREALAIVSRLPAKIAARELETAARTLGWPKSTLKVEQVTTSPGPGNALLLRVSYENVTEVVTGFGDVKVSAERVAKGAAGELKKYLNGTAPVGVHLADQLLLPLAMAGGGQFRCQQTTQHTLTNIETIKMFLDLEIDVQPQEDEFVLIRVG; this is encoded by the coding sequence ATGATCGAAGTCGATGGTTCGCGCGGCGAAGGGGGCGGGCAGATCCTGCGGACCGCGTTGGCGCTGTCGATGGTCAATTTGCAACCAGTGAGGTTTGTCAACATCCGCGCCGGCCGCAGTCGTCCCGGTTTGTTGCGACAACATCTGACCGCGGTCAAGGCGGCCGCATCCGTCAGCGGTGCCAAAGTCGAAGGGGATCGATTGGGTTCGATGACCCTTACGTTTGAACCGTCGAAAATCCAAGCGGGCGATTATCACTTTGCGATCGGTTCGGCGGGGAGTTGTCTGTTGGTGCTGCAAACAATTTTGCCAGCTCTGATGATCGCCGACGGTCCGTCGCGCGTTGATTTGGAAGGTGGAACGCACAATCCGTTTGCACCGCCGTTCGAATTCCTGGAGCAGAGCTTTTTGCCGTTGCTGAAAAAGATCGGTCCCGACGTTCGCATGACGCTCGATCGGCCGGGCTTTTATCCGGCGGGTGGTGGACGGTGTAGCGCGGCGATTACGCCAGCGGAAAAGCTGCAACCGATCGAGCTGATCCAACGGGGAAAGCTGTTGAATCGCGAGGCGTTGGCGATCGTTTCCCGTTTGCCAGCGAAGATCGCGGCACGCGAACTGGAGACCGCCGCGCGGACGCTCGGTTGGCCAAAGAGTACCTTAAAAGTCGAACAAGTGACGACGTCACCGGGCCCCGGCAACGCGTTGTTGTTGCGTGTCAGCTATGAAAACGTGACCGAAGTGGTAACCGGATTTGGCGATGTGAAGGTATCGGCCGAACGTGTGGCGAAAGGCGCCGCCGGCGAACTGAAGAAGTATTTGAATGGAACGGCTCCGGTGGGAGTTCATTTGGCCGATCAATTGTTGTTGCCGTTGGCCATGGCTGGCGGCGGCCAGTTTCGCTGCCAACAGACGACGCAGCATACGTTAACGAACATCGAAACGATCAAGATGTTTTTGGATTTGGAGATCGACGTTCAGCCGCAAGAAGATGAATTCGTGTTGATTCGAGTCGGTTGA
- a CDS encoding pyruvate kinase, which produces MSIRQSILRTVCLLGIFCSAVGAIDTAEAVEAVSRDFQVRPLERIPAGTEIKPEGTQGWSDLVLFVKGSLGKGDVDAASSTVRDYAALFNLAYMANVAKDSEGNYTLDKIGIGFTTKIDGRDVVISSDTHKPLGADLGMIGGAVFSANERALDDIVQVARYRDGVIFDAPTIMLRDGKHKKVIVRFFVWVSPQGTVGTVCWALDGYGHPEYAPIDNDVVLLRPHLVEDRVMHVDGNRFTFGIPSEDAFAVVSLPPGREYKVDNDLATLLAKKQYDPQTFFTTVQKLSQALSAN; this is translated from the coding sequence ATGAGCATTCGACAATCCATTTTACGAACGGTCTGTTTGCTAGGCATCTTTTGCAGCGCAGTGGGCGCCATCGATACGGCAGAGGCCGTGGAGGCGGTCTCACGGGATTTTCAGGTCCGCCCATTGGAACGGATCCCGGCCGGAACCGAGATTAAACCCGAAGGGACTCAGGGTTGGTCCGACCTCGTCTTGTTTGTCAAGGGTTCGCTGGGCAAGGGAGATGTCGATGCCGCTTCGTCGACGGTGCGTGATTACGCAGCGTTGTTCAACCTCGCCTACATGGCCAACGTCGCCAAAGATTCCGAAGGCAACTATACGTTGGACAAAATCGGGATCGGTTTTACCACGAAAATCGACGGACGCGACGTCGTCATTTCAAGCGACACCCACAAACCATTGGGTGCCGACCTGGGAATGATCGGCGGGGCAGTCTTCTCGGCGAACGAACGCGCATTGGACGACATCGTCCAAGTGGCCCGATACCGTGATGGAGTCATCTTTGATGCCCCAACGATCATGCTGCGCGACGGGAAGCACAAGAAGGTAATCGTCCGCTTTTTCGTTTGGGTTTCGCCGCAAGGGACCGTGGGTACCGTTTGTTGGGCATTGGACGGATACGGCCACCCTGAATACGCCCCGATCGACAACGATGTCGTCTTGTTGCGGCCGCATTTGGTCGAAGATCGCGTCATGCATGTCGACGGCAACCGTTTCACGTTTGGGATTCCCTCGGAAGATGCGTTCGCTGTCGTCTCGTTACCACCCGGGCGGGAATACAAAGTCGACAACGATTTGGCGACACTGCTTGCGAAAAAACAGTACGATCCTCAAACGTTCTTCACGACGGTGCAAAAGCTGTCGCAGGCCTTGTCCGCCAATTAA
- a CDS encoding RtcB family protein, which translates to MMKTRELNNLGIPKGIAMQAAVEAVRNASAQGLKRPELRTAIAAIVEDPASAKDDPLWGSLADALQTVFSAQDRYIGRDEPAPWRQWGDGLESGAVAQMVDACKLPVTVSGALMPDAHLGYGLPIGGVLATKDCVIPYAVGVDIACRMKMTVLDMPVETLDTNQDRLRNAIERETQFGIGASFRKRRQHEVMDADWRVSPITFQNKDKAWKQLGTSGSGNHFVEFGVLTLPADDLGLAAGTYLALLSHSGSRGTGASVCAHYSSVAKATHPELPRELQNLAWLNLDTQEGQEYWNAMNLMGEYAAANHACIHREIASHLGVEVLLDVENHHNFAWRESHGGEDLIVHRKGATPAGRGVLGIIPGSMGTPGYVVRGKGVEASLLSASHGAGRKMSRTAAKKQFRWKEVKKFLDDRGVTLMSAGLDEVPMAYKDIDQVMASQHDLVETVARFDPRLVKMAEAGERPED; encoded by the coding sequence ATGATGAAGACGCGTGAACTGAACAACTTGGGAATTCCAAAAGGGATCGCGATGCAAGCGGCTGTCGAAGCGGTCCGCAACGCGTCGGCCCAGGGCTTGAAGCGACCTGAACTACGAACGGCGATCGCGGCAATTGTCGAAGACCCCGCGTCGGCGAAGGACGATCCTCTTTGGGGATCGTTGGCCGATGCTTTGCAGACCGTCTTCTCAGCTCAAGACCGTTACATCGGTCGCGACGAACCCGCTCCCTGGCGTCAGTGGGGGGACGGTCTGGAATCGGGTGCCGTGGCACAGATGGTCGACGCCTGCAAGCTGCCGGTAACCGTATCGGGTGCCCTGATGCCCGACGCGCACTTGGGTTACGGCCTGCCGATCGGTGGCGTTCTGGCGACGAAGGACTGCGTGATTCCTTACGCGGTCGGCGTCGACATCGCCTGCCGGATGAAGATGACCGTTTTGGATATGCCTGTCGAAACGCTCGATACCAATCAAGATCGATTGCGAAATGCGATCGAGCGGGAAACGCAGTTCGGGATCGGTGCGAGCTTCCGTAAGCGACGGCAACACGAAGTGATGGATGCCGATTGGCGCGTCTCGCCGATCACATTCCAGAACAAGGATAAGGCGTGGAAACAATTGGGAACCAGCGGCAGCGGAAACCACTTCGTGGAGTTTGGCGTCCTGACGCTGCCGGCGGACGATCTGGGATTGGCAGCCGGAACGTACCTGGCGCTTTTGAGCCACAGCGGGTCGCGGGGAACGGGAGCCTCGGTTTGCGCCCACTACAGCAGTGTGGCCAAAGCGACGCACCCGGAACTGCCACGCGAACTGCAGAACCTTGCCTGGTTGAACTTGGATACGCAGGAGGGCCAAGAGTATTGGAACGCGATGAATTTGATGGGGGAATACGCTGCGGCCAACCACGCCTGCATCCACCGTGAAATCGCAAGCCACTTGGGAGTCGAAGTCTTGTTGGATGTCGAGAACCATCACAACTTTGCCTGGCGAGAATCGCATGGCGGAGAGGATCTGATCGTCCACCGCAAGGGAGCGACGCCCGCGGGCCGAGGCGTGTTGGGAATCATCCCCGGTTCGATGGGGACTCCCGGATACGTGGTCCGCGGAAAAGGTGTCGAAGCGTCGCTGTTAAGCGCGTCGCATGGTGCCGGTCGCAAGATGAGTCGCACCGCTGCGAAGAAGCAGTTCCGATGGAAAGAGGTGAAGAAGTTCCTCGACGATCGCGGCGTGACGTTGATGTCGGCCGGACTGGATGAAGTCCCGATGGCCTACAAAGACATCGACCAAGTGATGGCGTCGCAGCACGATCTGGTCGAAACCGTCGCCCGCTTCGATCCGCGTTTGGTCAAGATGGCCGAAGCGGGAGAACGTCCGGAGGACTGA
- a CDS encoding alpha/beta hydrolase: protein MLLNSLPHRACLFALTLLWIAPAVAEYPGRGPIDAYLAQRTATVESRCLTEPLTGEQWNAQRPELERQLRDMLGLNPWPERTDLKPTIVDRTEYDGYAVERIHFQSRPGLYVSANLYLPSAGEGPFPTILYVCGHARVKEDGVSYGNKVGYHHHGVWFARHGYVCMMIDTIQLGEIEGIHHGTYSKGMWWWASRGYTPAGVEAWNSMRALDYLETRPEVDAKRFGVTGRSGGGSYSWWTAAIDQRIKAVVPVAGITDMRNHVVDGCIEGHCDCMFMVNRFGWDFATVAAMIAPRALLFANSHRDRIFPLDGVIRTYQKTTKVYEALGALDNVAVHITEGPHKDTQALRVGAFAWFEKHLKNSTDEMEEVARKVHEPQQLQVYVDGIPADQRVTDVQEWFVPAATAAALPTDNAAWAKRQAESLQRIDDVPGAVRNVEGFALQSVNETKRQVVGTVAFRHLEIDSNSPLKSFAITAVPQTDKPIEALKVCIGSPDEQGIRFTIDGEAVQYSTADDELVGLEAVAKTVASENQAVVFLMLQGDGKSRWMETEKETTHLRRRLHLLGQSLDGIRVSEIRSLLELLAESAKGLPVAKSVEIEASGKEACMVMLASLTNADVSLTLRQLPENLADGPILLGLSKAIDLTDLLALAAAGHPLTLDTSDNEAVRQVRAVAEPLGWPLARE, encoded by the coding sequence ATGTTGCTGAACTCCCTTCCGCACCGTGCCTGTCTGTTTGCGCTTACATTGCTTTGGATTGCCCCCGCCGTGGCGGAATATCCTGGCCGCGGTCCGATCGACGCTTATCTGGCTCAGCGGACCGCCACCGTCGAATCGCGATGCTTAACCGAACCGCTGACCGGCGAGCAATGGAACGCCCAGCGGCCTGAACTGGAACGGCAGCTGCGCGACATGTTGGGGTTGAATCCTTGGCCCGAGCGGACCGATCTCAAGCCAACGATTGTCGACCGGACGGAGTACGACGGATACGCGGTGGAACGAATCCATTTCCAGTCCCGTCCAGGATTGTACGTCAGTGCAAATCTGTACCTGCCAAGTGCCGGGGAGGGACCGTTTCCAACGATCCTCTACGTCTGTGGCCACGCGCGGGTGAAAGAGGATGGTGTCAGTTATGGCAACAAGGTCGGGTACCATCACCACGGTGTCTGGTTCGCCCGTCACGGCTATGTCTGCATGATGATCGATACGATCCAGTTGGGCGAGATCGAAGGAATCCATCACGGCACCTATTCCAAAGGGATGTGGTGGTGGGCCTCCCGCGGTTACACGCCCGCGGGTGTTGAAGCCTGGAACTCGATGCGTGCACTCGATTATTTGGAGACGCGTCCCGAAGTGGACGCAAAGCGTTTTGGAGTGACCGGACGCAGTGGCGGCGGATCTTATTCGTGGTGGACCGCGGCGATTGACCAACGCATTAAAGCGGTCGTGCCGGTCGCTGGGATCACCGACATGCGAAACCATGTCGTCGATGGATGCATCGAAGGGCACTGCGATTGCATGTTTATGGTCAATCGTTTCGGATGGGACTTTGCGACCGTCGCCGCGATGATTGCACCACGTGCGCTGCTGTTCGCCAATTCGCATCGCGACCGAATCTTTCCGTTGGATGGTGTGATTCGTACGTACCAGAAGACGACCAAGGTTTACGAAGCCTTGGGAGCGCTCGATAACGTCGCCGTCCACATCACCGAAGGTCCCCATAAGGACACGCAGGCGTTGCGAGTCGGTGCGTTCGCGTGGTTCGAAAAACACCTGAAGAATTCCACCGACGAGATGGAAGAAGTGGCTCGGAAGGTACACGAACCGCAACAGTTGCAAGTCTATGTCGACGGGATTCCGGCCGACCAACGCGTGACCGACGTTCAAGAATGGTTCGTGCCGGCAGCGACCGCTGCCGCATTGCCAACCGACAACGCGGCTTGGGCGAAACGGCAAGCGGAAAGCTTGCAGCGAATCGACGACGTTCCGGGAGCGGTACGTAATGTCGAAGGCTTCGCGCTGCAATCGGTCAACGAAACCAAACGCCAAGTGGTGGGAACGGTGGCGTTTCGTCACCTCGAGATCGATTCAAATTCCCCGTTGAAGAGCTTTGCCATCACTGCGGTTCCACAAACCGATAAGCCGATCGAAGCGTTGAAGGTTTGTATCGGTTCACCGGATGAACAAGGTATTCGCTTCACCATCGATGGCGAAGCGGTCCAGTACAGCACCGCCGACGATGAACTGGTCGGGTTGGAAGCGGTCGCGAAGACGGTGGCGTCTGAGAACCAAGCCGTGGTGTTCTTGATGCTGCAGGGCGATGGAAAGTCGCGATGGATGGAAACAGAGAAAGAGACCACGCATTTGCGACGCCGATTGCATTTGCTGGGGCAATCGTTGGATGGTATTCGCGTGTCGGAAATTCGCAGCCTGTTGGAGTTGCTTGCCGAGTCGGCCAAGGGGCTTCCGGTTGCGAAATCGGTGGAGATCGAAGCGTCGGGGAAAGAAGCGTGCATGGTGATGTTGGCCAGTTTGACCAACGCGGATGTTTCGTTGACGCTGCGGCAATTGCCCGAAAATCTAGCCGACGGGCCGATTCTGTTGGGGTTGAGCAAAGCGATCGATTTGACCGATCTGTTGGCGCTCGCTGCCGCTGGGCATCCCTTGACGCTCGATACTTCTGACAACGAAGCGGTCCGCCAAGTGCGCGCGGTTGCCGAACCGCTGGGGTGGCCGTTGGCGCGCGAGTAA